The following coding sequences lie in one Candidatus Aminicenantes bacterium genomic window:
- a CDS encoding phosphomannose isomerase type II C-terminal cupin domain — translation MKSPSDDERAYRDAILEDRRPWGRFRSYPPRDAAAIKIITVDPGGTLSLQYHARRAEFWVALDEGLEITVGERTWRPARGEEIYIPRGAAHRLRSAGTAPARIMEIWLGDSDESDIVRIDDVYGRTDPASK, via the coding sequence ATGAAGTCCCCTTCTGACGACGAGCGGGCCTACCGCGACGCCATCCTCGAAGATCGCCGGCCCTGGGGCCGATTCCGCTCTTATCCTCCCCGCGACGCCGCAGCCATCAAGATCATCACGGTCGACCCGGGCGGGACGTTGTCCCTGCAGTATCACGCCCGGCGGGCGGAGTTCTGGGTCGCCCTGGACGAGGGGCTGGAAATCACGGTCGGCGAACGGACCTGGCGGCCGGCCCGCGGCGAAGAAATCTACATTCCCCGCGGCGCGGCTCACCGCCTCCGCTCGGCCGGGACGGCCCCGGCCCGGATCATGGAAATCTGGCTCGGCGACTCGGACGAGTCCGACATCGTCCGCATAGACGACGTCTACGGCCGGACCGATCCGGCCAGCAAGTAA